The DNA region AACCATAATAGGAACTGATCTTGCTGCGTACTTCGCACCAGCGAATGCTACCATGTATCCCTTTGAGGAATCCTGGAATCACAAAGTATTATTACAAAACCGGTAATTCGGTTAGCTAACACACATTCAAGCCTTTTTACTTCTAAGCAAAAACAACAATTGAGTAATCTCATATCATGTTTAGCAATGAAGCTACTAAAATTCACTTTTTGCCAGAGATATCTACACTAGTACTCTAATGACATACACAATCATAGGTTAACAACACGCACACATTCAAGACCTCTACTAGTTCTgggcaaaaaaataataatgtagtAATCTCACATCATGTGTTGCAATGAAGCTACTATTGCCAGAGATATCTACACACTAGTGTTCTCATGACATACACATCATGACTTAACCTGCTCATAACAAGAGATGTGGACCATTAGCTTAGCGTCACGACAACTAACTACCAAACTTGACAACAAAGCAAAGTCGCAAACTTTCGACAAGTCAAAAAACTAAACTAATCATGTCCGAAAAATTCAGATCCAACTAAAAATTCCCTACGGTGGTCCTAATCCTTTCTAATCGGATCAAACCCATGATAGATCAGAAATGAAACCGAACCGGGCGGAAACTAGAGGAGTTCGAGGAGGTGTTGATGGTAAGGAGTGTGATCTCATCGACTTTAGGTCTGAATACGGCGAGCTCGGAGTTACCGTTGAGGGAGAGGCGGCGATGATCGCAGGGAGAGTACTGAACGGAACGATTGGTGCCGAAGAAAGAATCTCTCGCCGCGAAGGCAATGCCGAAAGTGAAGCCATCACCGATCGCGACGGTAGAGTCTGAGCAAGGCGAGTAGACTCTGTTGTCGTCGCCCGCTTCTGTCAATGATGACGTCAGCGCCGCCGCGAAGAGGAAACAGAGAAGAAGGAATCTAGCCATCTGTCaaaaggacaaaaaaaaaagctggtTCGAAACTTCTCCCTCCGATTGTGTCTCCTAGTAATTTATCAAAGAAGCCTTCAAGCTTATGGGCCTAAGCAAATCGGcccaaattaaaaatatgt from Raphanus sativus cultivar WK10039 unplaced genomic scaffold, ASM80110v3 Scaffold3099, whole genome shotgun sequence includes:
- the LOC108860410 gene encoding uncharacterized protein LOC108860410, encoding MARFLLLCFLFAAALTSSLTEAGDDNRVYSPCSDSTVAIGDGFTFGIAFAARDSFFGTNRSVQYSPCDHRRLSLNGNSELAVFRPKVDEITLLTINTSSNSSSFRPDSSKGYMVAFAGAKYAARSVPIMVADNDHVVTSFTLVLEFQKGRLENLFWKKDGCSKCSGNAKFVCLNKDQCAIKRQSCKNQGGQVDCSLGIQLAFSGTDKHYTAMNSWYEVANLKQYSLYGLYSNLKNSLSSQFNNLF